CGGATTTGAACCGCTGACCTGCTGATTACGAATCAGCTGACACGGGAGTTCGATGAACGGTCGGTGCCGCCGGGGTTGTTGCGGGCGCTAGGCGGACCTGCGCGGGCAGGCCGCGTGCGGCGTCGAGTACCCGGCCGCACGGGATCGGTGACATCCATCGACTGCCAACGCGTCGCGATCCGAGAGGTTTGGATCCCCTCCCGCGGTCCCCGCTGATGACGGCTTACGGTACCCGCGGCACGTCGAACTGCTGGATCGACTGGACGTACACGCCCTTCAAGACCCGCTTGAACGATCGCGGCTTCTGGGATTCCCTGAGCTTCCCTACGATCACGGCTGCGTACAGATTCTTCAGCTGATCCAACGAGGTTGCTGTGGGCCTGCCGCGGTGCTTCAACGCCAGGGCCCGGGGGCCGTCCGGCTCGTAGGCTCGGCGGA
The sequence above is drawn from the bacterium genome and encodes:
- a CDS encoding helix-turn-helix domain-containing protein, with translation MSYEELDRVGVIERVIEKRLTQREAARMLGLTSRQVRRLRRAYEPDGPRALALKHRGRPTATSLDQLKNLYAAVIVGKLRESQKPRSFKRVLKGVYVQSIQQFDVPRVP